A stretch of the Ostrea edulis chromosome 9, xbOstEdul1.1, whole genome shotgun sequence genome encodes the following:
- the LOC125676620 gene encoding uncharacterized protein LOC125676620 — translation MEDQQSFFNFLRMPPEMFDELLNRVGPRIQKKNTTFRKALEPGLKLAITIRHLASGDRVIDIQPSKPEEWRAIAEEFNRRWNIPHACGALDGKHIAVRSPPKTGTLFHNYKGFFSIVLLALVDADYKFLWVDVGGYGSMSDAQIFNAFELKECLEDKSIGFPEPDAMPNDDQDMLYFILGDDAFGLITYLMKPHSIRGITKEEAITNYRISRGRRVVENAFGILAQRWQILLSTMMQGPDTVGVVTETCVCLHNLMRTRYPTLQNALLDMEDDQHNIVPGLWRANANMHEVNNVTGPNRDTIAAKTQREYLKLYFNSPAGSVQWQERMINSQ, via the exons ATGGAGGATCAACAGTCCTTCTTCAACTTTTTGAGGATGCCTCCAGAGATGTTTGATGAATTATTGAATAGAGTTGGACCCCGAATTCAGAAGAAGAACACCACATTCAGAAAAGCTCTAGAACCCGGTCTAAAACTGGCTATAACTATAAGACATTTGGCATCGGGTGATCGGGTGATCGATATTCAACCCTCCA AACCAGAAGAATGGAGGGCTATTGCTGAGGAATTTAATCGAAGATGGAACATTCCACATGCTTGTGGCGCATTAGATGGCAAACATATTGCTGTTAGAAGTCCACCAAAAACTGGGACATTGTTTCATAATTATAAGGGTTTTTTCTCAATAGTTCTTCTTGCCTTGGTTGATGCAGACTACAAGTTCCTATGGGTAGATGTAGGTGGTTATGGTTCCATGTCGGATGCCCAGATATTCAACGCTTTTGAACTAAAAGAATGCTTGGAAGATAAAAGTATTGGATTTCCAGAACCAGATGCAATGCCTAACGATGACCAGGACatgctttatttcattttgGGTGATGACGCTTTTGGACTTATAACCTATTTGATGAAGCCCCATTCCATACGAGGTATTACAAAAGAAGAAGCCATTACTAATTACAGAATTTCAAGGGGGAGACGTGTTGTGGAGAACGCGTTTGGGATATTAGCACAGAGATGGCAAATTTTATTATCGACAATGATGCAAGGCCCAGATACCGTTGGTGTTGTAACTGAGACTTGTGTTTGTCTGCACAACTTGATGAGAACACGATATCCAACCTTACAAAATGCTCTACTGGACATGGAAGACGATCAACATAATATTGTTCCAGGTCTTTGGAGAGCAAATGCAAACATGCACGAAGTAAACAACGTGACTGGACCTAACAGAGACACCATCGCAGCAAAGACACAAAGAGAGTATTTGAAGTTGTACTTTAATAGCCCAGCCGGATCTGTACAGTGGCAGGAACGTATGATCAATTCCCAGTAA